Part of the Suricata suricatta isolate VVHF042 chromosome 8, meerkat_22Aug2017_6uvM2_HiC, whole genome shotgun sequence genome, GCCAGCTGTGCCCCACCCAGGTTGGGGGACTTATGCTTTCTCCTGGAATCCTGACTTCATCCTCTCCCATCTAATCCTTCTCTCCTTTCAGCATCTCAAAGCTCTCCCCCTCCAATAGCATCCTTCTGGATTCCAGAATTCACAAGACTATGTTTTCTTGAAACAATTcaagaagccagagagaaaaatcccTAGACCAGCTTGGCCTATGCCCTCTCTCTGAAGCTAGTGCTGGGCCCCAGCCTGGAAAAGTCAATGCTGGCTAGCTATTAGCAAAGCAATGAGAGGCAGATGCATTTGAAACACCTtgcaccccccactcccactccaggATTTGTTGGGGCAAAGGATGCATAAGAGTTTCCTATAGATCAAATGTGGGTAAGAGAGAAGGCCAGCTAGAAGCCATCATAAAGGGACTTCACCCAAGATGACTCCTTGGAGGGACATTGGGTCAACTGCAAGTAGTAGGGAATTCCAGACACCAGGGAACGGAGGAACAACTGAAAGCAAGACTGAGGCATAACCCCTTAGGTCAAAGGAACTGCAGCTAGAGACCCACCCAAGCACCATATGGAAGATAATCAACTACAGACTCCTGTCAAACTCAGAGTATATAATACCAGATGACAAAGGGACCTTTCCTGCCCCTACCTCTACTCCTAAAACCACAGTCCGAAGCCACAGTCTTGGGGGGGAGGAAGCAAGATGGGAGAAATGGAGAAGCCAAGCATTCTCCCTTCCAAGGGTGGGAGCCTAAAACAAGCttaagaagggaagagaagcttTGACACTGAATTCACTTGAGATTTGACTACTAACGTAAACTGGACATAACAGCTATTACACAAAGTCTGTTCTGATGACTAGGGGTGATCCATGAGCaagcaaagaaataaagcaagagtGGAGATAACAGGCAGTGGGCTTTCTGAATGAGGCCCTACACGCTCAGTGTAACAGTCACACAAACAGAGCACAGTCACTGCTTAATAGTAACTGTTAATATGGTTATGAGCAATCTTGGGATTTGAAGGGAAGCAGCTAGGAACTGAATAGGAGGCGGGCTTTTCTAGCAGTCAAGTTGTTTGGGACAGCCTGAGGAGACAACTTGgcaaggagaaggaggggacTGAGCCCCAGATGTAGGAGTCTGAGCTCTGTGATTCACATTTTTCTCAGGGCCTCATCTCTCCCTTCTACAGGGATGCCTTCATCCCTGGCTTCTCTCATGGGTTTCAATCCTGTATTTCATGTTGGAGTGACTCCCCCCACCTGTCCACTGATATTTCTGTGGACAACTCGCCATCACTTCCAATTCAACCCATCTAAAATggggttctttattttttgcctctGGCCAGCTCTCCTTCCATATAACCTCTGAATCCCATTTCTGTACTATATACTTCTCAGTTGGATTTTCCACatcccttcattcttttttttttaaatttttttgaaagtgagagagagcaagtgcacactgaggaggggcagagaaagggagagaatcccaagcagactccacactgtcaacacagaacccaacgtggggatcgatcccatgaaccgtgagaccatgacctgaaccaaaatcaagagttgaatgcttagccacctgagccacccaggtgccccatctttcatttcttaaactcacaaactaatCAATTCTTCCCTTGAGACTTCCTCATTGGTCCCACTCCCTCCATGTCTATGGTCACCATAACTCAGACCTTTAGCATCTCCTAGGATAGCCTCCCAAACAATCGGCCTGCCCTCCACATCTTTCCATCCGAATCCTTGGCACGCCAAGGCCAGTCCAATCTTCCCCGTAGTGCCCATGGCATCATCAAAGCCCTTGGTAAACACCTGCTGCccaaggaataaaatagaaacttctCAGCTAACATTCATAGCTCCTGCAcaatctggtttttgtttttcgtGTATTTTGCAACCTGCTTTTCTCAGCCTTATCTAAAAACTATTCAACTCTTCCAAAATTCAGCGATCTACTTTCAGCCTGCTGGACAATAAAGACTCAGAGATGAGAGAGGTACCTGACCACAAGGTAGTCTCAGTTCTAGTGGTAACACTGATGAGTAAATAATTAACCAGAGAACAGTTTGTGATAAAATAAAGGACACTGCTCCTCTGCATGTCCCCACTCCAACAGAGAGGATCTATTCACCAACTGTAAACTTAGGCTTTCCTAGGCCCAGGTTTTACTTTGGACTCTTCTTTCTCAACTCAAACGCGGACTCCCACACCCAGGCAAAGATCCCTCCCTCCTCTAGAGTTGAATGGTCCCACTGAGTAACTCTATTCTTCCTGAATTCCTCAGCTTGTGTTGAATCCTGAGATCCCCTCTTGgggaccccaccccaccccaaatgTGGGTTAGATGCACCTGTTGTTCCCATCACACCTAACTCTCCTAATGTTGCCCCTATCATTCTGCCTGCAATCTGCCCATCTCTCCCACTAGACTCGGCTCcttaaaggcaagaaaatgggTGGATCTCGTTAAACCAACAACCTGCTGCACCTCTATCTGCCCCCTTGACTCTGAACTTTTTGAGGGCAAGGAACTATCTGTATACGCAGAAAATAGTTGGGGGGGGCAGAAATGAAGCTTCTAATTCAGCTTATACATTTAAGTGGGAAGTTCCTTATGAGCAAGAAACACAGCTTTACTTCCTGTCTGGATAAACTCTGAACAAATCCACTTATAACTAGGCTTCAAGCCACGGTTTCGCTGTACCTAAAGCAGAAACAACGTGGCCGTGTTCACCGCATGTCTGGGTACACCTGAAGAGTAGGGATCGGGTGACCAGGCGAGTTACCACCTCGATactagtttcctcctctgcaacaCGAGGCTGCTTCCCTGCAAACTCGTAGGACAGTGCCTCGCCCACGGTGCTGTGGCTGTAAAGCTCTGTAAATCCTAACAGAGGATCCTGTGCCCTCGAGGGACGAGGGCACTAGTGGGTGGGCTGTACGCGTGcgtgagatgggggagggaagcGTGCATCGAAGCGACTGATGAGAGGGGACCCCCATCCTCCCACACCACCCCCAGGGCTCAACctcttccccctccacccccctttttttaaacGTCCTGAGCTCGGAGCCCCTGTTGCCTTCCGGAGCAGGCTAGGTGGGCTGGGCTGAGGTCTAGGGCCCGGACCGCACCCCCTCTGCCGGGCCTGTAGCGCGATCTTGACCCCTCTCCCTGTCAGAGCCTCTGTCTGGAGCCCCACCTGCAAAATGGCTCCTCTAAGGCTCTTCCAGTCTAAATCTCGACCTCTTCCACCACTCTGGGGCGAACTCTCCCTCCCACTCGCGACTGCGGCTCCCCCACCGGCCGCACGGAACTGTTGGCGCTATGAGCCGGCCCTGACCGCGCTTCCTGCTCGCAGAAATCGTTCCCCGGCCTTCGGTCTCCTCCACAACCCAGAGATGGACACGCTACCGCGAGACTtgggaggtgggcggggccggAAGCTCGGCCACTCTCGCGAGGCCGGGCGGAGCGGAGCCGGGAGGTCCTGTGCACTGTGGAGGTCGTTGGTGTCACCTGCCTCCGCCAGCTCCTTCGCCTGCCGGTCCGCGCCCCTCCCGCTACAGCCATGCTGTCCGCCCTCGCCCGCCCTGCCGGCGCCGCTCTCCGCCGCAGCTTCAGCACCTCGGCCCAGGTAGGCCCGACGAGGGACTACCTGCAAGCGGAGGCCCCCCGCCTGGGCCACGTGGGTTCTGGGCTCGCGAGCAGCCCTGATCCCTGGGGCCGCCCTAGATCGCAGGGCGACCCGGTACCGACCCGCGGCGGTGACGCCCTGGGCCGGCCCGGATATTGGGCGAGAAGTGCCGAAAGAAAGCCCGGGAGAAAGGTGGAGGGGGGAGCCCCCCAGCTTGTCTCCCGGACACTCAGAGGGCCTCCGCTCCTTCAGGGTTGAGAATCCCAGGGTGTAGGGCCAAAAGTAATTTATGCTTGTATGCATCTTTTTGTAGTACTTTAAGCGACTAACCTTGTTCTTCTTGTAGCATCCGTACAAATAACGTGTAATTATTAAGTCCATAGTACGGAGTGAGATACCGAGGGTAGGGAACTGGTCCAAGGATACCCAGTCATTTAGCCAGGGGATTAAAAGCCAGCTCTTCCGCCCACTGTCAGGGGCTTTTGAATGGCCAAGCCTTCCCCGCAAGAACCAACAGACGCTGCTTCCTCTTAAGGACTCTTTTGAAGGCTCCTTCCTGCTGTGGGTGGACTGGGCCTGCCCCCAGGTGTGGTGACTGTGCAAGACTTGGCCTGGGAGTACTAAGCCTAAGTTATTTTTAGCCGTCTTCTAGGATAGTTGTTCTCAAATTGGTGTGTGTCAGAATCACCTGAAAGCTAACGCTGACCAGGCCCAGGTTCactgaagggaggagggaaggtagGACCTGCATCTTTGTTTACTAGGtgtcccaggtgattctaatgtaaaTAAAGTTTGAGAGCCCAGGAGGTGCCCACTTTTCATCTTAAGTACTGCACCCAGAAGGGAGGTGATCATAAAGGAGATTCCAAATTTCTGCTTTAGCTTCTGTCCTTCAGGTCAGTTTCTTGTGTATTCAGTGCATTTGAGAAATAAGTACACAATAATAGCATTGAGTATCCGTGCTTGCCAAGATCCGTCCTGGGCGCTGCAGGAGATAATAGGATGACTAAGAAGTGGCACTTGAGATAGGCCCAAAAGAAGTAAACTTAGGACAGGTGGAGGTGCTGAAGATTGATGCTGAggagtggaggggaagggaaCTGATCACAGGTAACACCGTGGGATTTGCCAACAGATGATTTGATGAAGGGTTCCAGATGGAGAACACCAAGACTTTGGGCTTTGAAATTGCTGATCACTGGGATGGGAAAGACTGGAGTCTTTGAAAGGTTGAGTTTAAAATGCatactggaggggcgcctgggtagctcagtcagttgagcatcgactcctgattttggcccaggtcatagtcccagagtcatgggattgagccccacatcagagtctgcactgaacatggagtctgcttaagactctctctccctctgccttctcccccacttgtgctctttccctctaaaaaattaaaataaaatacgtaTCGGACATAGAAGTGGCAATATTGATGAAAGCATTCGAGTCAGCCAGAAAGATGAGCTTGGGCAAAGTAGATACGTTGGTCTAGAgactttggattctctatccttAACAGTAAAAACGTATAAAACGCACAGCtgcaatatatttatttctccatctaTGTACTAATATACATGTTACAGCCCCcaaaaatagaactttaaaaagaaactatagtAAACGTACATCCTAAAAGAAACATATGAATGAGGAAAGTGTTACTATTTTCAAAACTTGTTGAGCAGTGTGCTGTTGACAACAACTCCTCAGTGCAGAACAGATAAGCAGGTTTGGAGACTGGTCTTTTAGGAAGAGATCACCGAATTAATCTCTGCAATATCACAGATTCTTGTCACAGCATAACGATTCCACCACTGAAGGACTGTGGTTTTATACATGTTAACTAAATTCGTGAAACCTTGTAACATACAAACAGTGGCCTCACCTCAACAGTGAAAGCAACAGAATGAGAGAGGAGGTCCTCTTCTGTATCTTAAGGAACTGATTCACTTAAGGACCCCCGTGAGGGCCTCAGgtccatctgtttcttttttatttttaagcaatctcccTGGGGCTCCATGGTGGAGCCACTGCCCCAGTCAGGCCTGGAAGCCAGGCTGAGCAAGTCTGGGCATGAGGCACTTTAAGGAGATTTTTGAGCAAGGAAGTGAGAGGATCAAAAGTCAGTTTTCTTAAGAATGGTTTGGAGGTGGAGCCGAGGGCCTGAGATGGACCATGGAACGGGAACAGAAGTCAGGGACAGGTTGGGAAGGTGTTTCAGATGCCGTGTCCTTCATGTCCTACCTGGGGGTCTCTGATAAGGGGAGAGGCAAGAAGTGGTTCTGAGGGTTTGAATTTGGGAGAACACAGGTGCTATTTGGGaacagggtgggagagagagcatacatatatttatttagacagTGGAATGTCTAAGAGAGCTGGGATGTGGGAGTTGGAATTTGGGAGTCCCAAGGATTAGAGTCGAGATGTAACAGTGAGACCTGAAGATCTGGAAGTGGATGGCATTGCCAGGCCTTGGGTTCTGGGTTGACCTGGCTTGTTAAAGTTTTCTGGGAAGTCAGGGATACCCCCTTTACAGTAccaatttaaaaaactgagtttGAATTTTAGTTGTATATGCCTTTAGAGTTTACGTTTCTTAGCAGTTGACACAGTATGGGTGGTTGGTTTGAGGTTTTCATCACTAAAGTCCATGATTACCAGCACCGGCCGCTGCAGAGAACGATCTCGGATGGTAGTATAAGGACCCTAGATGACCACACGTGGTGCTCTGGATTCTTGTCTCTTGTTTTCTCAGTTTGTCAGCTTGCCTGCCTGCCAGGAATAGTCCCCCTTCTCATTTGTTGGGTTATAGTAGAAATGAGCTCACAGAGGAATTTTGGTTAGGCCTTGAGTGAGCCTTTGTGCAGAAGGGGACCTTTTGTATAATGACCGCAAGCTTCAGGGCACTGCTTAGAATAGAGCTGCTTTTCTAAGATTtagttcctcccctcccctcccctcccctccccttcagcagGTTGCCTGTGTTTGCCCTGTATCCCACTTAATCATTTCCTTTCATAGGAAAGGTTACCAGGAGGCTGTTATTGAATTAGTTGTTCAGGACAGctgcggtggggtgggggtgaccTTAAGTCTCATCTGGTCATCATCCTTCACagactcctcttcctcctttatgCTGGTGTTCATAGGGCTCAGTCCCTGTCACTCTGTGTTCCCTTCTGTGCCTTGTTCATGGCTACCATTAATCCCAGTGCAGATGGTTAGGACCTCCAGACCAAGCTTAAAGGCAATGTTATTTACTTAAGTCAGGAAGCTGTCATCCCAGATTCGTCCCCCTGCTCGCCGtctggatggagggagagggggaaaagcgACTGAATCACTTGTAGCTCACCCACCCTCCGTGTTTCCCTTTGTCCCACCCTTGAATCGTGCTTGGGCTGTTGGAGTAGTGTCCCTGCCTCCATTCTTGCAGTCTCCAGTCCTTCTTCCATTCTGGctcataactttttaaaacacatgcTTTTCCCAGCTTTTAAGGCCTTTCAGTGGTCCCCCTTTGCGCAGAAGAACCAGATATGCTCCGCGAGGCCCTCAGCTTTGGCCctaccttcttccttcctccatgtGTGCCCAGCAATGCTCGAGCCACAGAGGGCCACTTCCCTTCAGTAGGCCATGTTCcatacccctccccctgccatccGTCTGGCAAACTCCTACTCACCCTTCAAAGTCCCCTCCAGACAGCTCGTTCGCATTGTGCCGGTGCCCTTCGCGGCATCTGCCTGTGTGGCGCTGGTCACACACGTCTTCCAGCTCGCAGGCCTTGTTGGGGTTTGCAAGTCAGTCTAGCATGTGGCAGGTAGGAAGTCTGTGCCACTGAACTGGAGGTGAGCCTTAAGGATGACTAGCAGtcactttgggaaacagtctgGCGGTTTCTCAGAGATTGAACATGGCGTTGTCATATGACTGCTCTGTCGCGCTCCTGGGTATGAGAACGTGAAGGGGATTAAGTGATGGCTGTTGTCCTGGCTGACATGCCCAGAGCCACCTGCTGCTTGCCCTCCTCCTTAGCTTGGTGTGAACCAGTAGTGATTCTCAAATGTCAGCCAGTGCCAGGATCGCCTGGAAGAGCCGGTGAAAATGCGGAGGCCTGAGCCCTGCCCTGTGTCAAGGAGCCCTGGCCCTCTGTGGGCATGTTGGCCTGATAGATCCCGAAGTGTGGGGTGCAGCTCTGACCTGCCTGCTGGGAAGGAGCCTCAAAACGTGCATCCCTCCTAATCCTGCCTCAGGCTGCAGCCAGGATGGCACTGATGCTACTGGATGCTGGCCTGCTGCTCCTTTCCCTTGTCCCCTCCAGAGCAGGCAGGGCTCCTCCTCATTCGTGCATCCCCAAGGACAGTGACTGGCCTGCTGGTAGATGCTCAGATGCGTTTGtgtatagtttttaaaactacagGTTGCAGGGAAGGCGGCCTGAGTAAGATTGTTCACCTTCAGGAGGGTGTGGGCAGTAGGACCCAGACTGTGACAACATCTATAGACCGAAGTTCCCCATTTTCCTGAGATAAGCTTCTGTGCTTCAGAAGGAAACTGGACCTTTGGACTGGTTGAAACACGACAATTGTGTCTTCTTTGGCCGCTGCCCAGTGCAGTATTTTACAGGCTGTCATGTGCATACTTCTAATGCCGATTCTATATTAAGCgtcctttctctgtgtttctttacAGAACAATGCTAAAGTAGCTGTGCTAGGGGCGTCCGGAGGAATCGGGCAGCCCCTTTCGCTTCTCCTCAAGAACAGCCCCTTGGTGAGCCGCCTGACCCTCTACGACATTGCGCACACGCCTGGGGTGGCTGCAGATCTGAGCCACATCGAGACCAGAGCAGCTGTGAAAGGTACTGGGCTCACTGACCCTGGACACTTCACTTCTCTTCTCCCCGCTAGACCGGGATCCAAGCAGGAGAACAGAATCCGTCAACGAAACTACGTCAGAGACATGGGGTTTCCATGTTCATCGTAGAATTGAATTTCACAAATAATTAATGTCTTTCTAGACTTGAGCCTGTAAAaagttatttgcttatttattttaaatttttttaagtttatttatttgagagagacagagacagtgccagtgggggagaggcagagagagagtcccaagcaggctccatgctgtcagtgcagagcccaaggcagggctggaactcatgaaactgcaagatcatgacctgagctgaaaccagctgagccaccgaggtgttcCTTGAGcctataaacatttaaatcacGATGTCCTTCAGGAAAACAAAGGGGTCTAATCttcccatatttaattttttctaatttggaaGGGTAAGAGGATGGGGAAGAAGAATTTAGGGGACTTTTTATAAATCtggttattttatctttatacCATTTCATCCATGTCACTAAATTCTTggttaaatcttttttatttagttatttagtttattatttatttttgagagagagagtgagttcacaaaagtgggagagagggagagagacttccaaggaggctccatgctcagagcatagcctgatgcaggactcagtcccaccctggaatcatgacctgagctgaaatcaagagtcagaccctcaactgactgagccacccaggtgcctgttggttaaatcattttttaaagcagtactttaggggctcctgggtggctcagtcaattaagcatccaacttcagctcaggtcatgatctcatggtttgtgagcccaggccccgcatcaggctctgtgctgtcagcacggaatcCCCTTCTcgtcctctgtcttcttctttctctgcccctccaccacttgcatgcacgcttacactctctcaaaaacaaacattaaacagaGCAGTTCTGTATTTTATCACTTGTTAGGCCTGTCCTGTTGGCCATTGGGCTATTTCCTGGTTTGCTCTACTGTAGATATATAAGCTGTGACAATCATCTTCACCTTTACATCTTGTTTCTTAGGATTCAGAAAGTAATATCGGCCGTAATATGACTATGTAAAGCTCTCACTGTAAGGTACCAAATTGCTGGCCAGCGAGGTGGTAGTAAtctgtctgtgctgacggcaCGTGGAAGCACCTGTGTGGTGGTGTTTACACGCATCCTCTGCTGGTGCAAACAGCTCAGGAGGGCAGCCATCAGAACTTGGGTTTTGgagggcgtccgacttcagctcaggtcatgatctctcagttcatgggttcgagccctgccttgggctctgtgctgacatgtagctcagagcctggagcctgtcttcggattctctgtctccctctctctccaaccctcctctgctcatgctgtctctctctctctctctctctctctaaaataaataaaacattttattaaaaaattttaaaaaagcaaaaaaggactTAGGTTTTGGGCTTAGGTTTCCATAGTCTCTGACTTGGTTTGCTCGCTCTCTTTCAGGTCTTCTGAAAGGTCCTGCAATAAGAAAAAAGTCCTAAGCAAAGCAGATTTTGGTCATTGCAGCAAATTTCCCTTGAAATCTTTGAAAATGGACATTttcagagggaggtgggggtgcaaaaaaaaaaaatggacattttctCCTAGGAGCCAGCAAACTAGATACGAACGCTTGGAGTCCATTATCAGCTCCGAGACTTTCTTTCACAGCCCTCAGTGTGCCTTCTGATCTGACCCCGAGAGGGAGCTTTTGTTAGGATGACTGGGGAGGGAAGTAAGCAGCTCTTTGCACTGGGGGCCAGGAGGTCTTTCAGGTGCTAGCAGGTCTGATGAAGGCAAGCAGCTGACTTGGTTGGTTTGGGGGAAACCCGTAGGGTTGATCCATTCCGAATGGGTCGGGGGCCGGGCAGTTGGCCGCTGGAGGAGAGTATCGTGAGGGGAGCTGGGATTGTCACACTCGTGGGCGTTAGTGGTCAGGAAGTACTTCACAGGCGGTTGTCGTCGGACCTGGGTGAAGCTGGCCATCTTCCCCAGCTCTGTGCCCGCAGATGTGCTCACCTCCCCAGATCAGAAATGGTAAACTTGCTCTCCCCTGGGGGGGTGGTATTTTCTAGGCTACCTCGGACCTGAGCAGCTGCCGGACTGCCTGAAGGGCTGCGATGTGGTGGTTATTCCCGCAGGAGTCCCGAGGAAACCAGGTGTGTGTTTGAAAGCCCTGCCTAGTGTCTCCCTGCAGGTGAGGTGAGGAAGTCGTCTTCCTTTAAACTTGACCAAGTCGGTGTCTCCATGGCAGAGAAAAATTCCAGAGGCTCCCCGTCCCTGCGGGATAGAGAGTTATCTCTCCCTTGAACGGCGTTTAAAGCCTTACACGTGTCCGCTGTGTCCGTCCTGCTCAGTCTGGTGCTTCTGTGCCCGTGGTGCGCGTGGAGCGCCCTTTCCTTCACCCGCTCCTTGGGAGATCTCCCTGATCCTTGAGGATCCTCTTCAGATACCTTCCTCCCTAGTCCCTCCCCGCTCTCCACCCCCTCCACCAGCCTCTGCTTGGGGACTTGTCACGCTAGATTGTTTCTCCTACAAGATAGATTGACTTGGAACAGGGACCCTGTCTCACCCAGGGCACGTGACATAACACACAGTGCACTTGGCGCATCTTTGGCAATTCCTTCCGTGCCCTGTGAACATCTTGAATTGGATCGTTCTCAGGCATGACGCGGGATGACCTGTTCAACACCAACGCCTCCATTGTGGCCACCCTGGCTGCTGCCTGCGCCCAGCATTGCCCTGAGGCCATGATCTGCATCATTTCAAACCCGGTGAGTGCCGCTGGCAGGGAGGCTGTGAATTCTGTGCCTAAAGCTCATAATTAGGAGAAGTGTGCGGATGTGCTTAAGGACAAATATCTGGTTAAGGTGTTGCGGTGGACAGATTAGATGAACTAAGGGGGGTTTCAGCCTGGTTTTTCCACCACTTGTGTGCCTTGGGCAGATCACCTCCCCTCTCTGTGTCTTAGTTTCTCCGTCTgaaaggttgattttttttttttttcttttgagagagagagaagatccccaagcaggccccagtgtcagcacagacacagggctcgatcccacaaccgtgagatcgtgacctgagccaaaatcaagaattggatgctcaaccaactgatcccccccccccacccccgtgccctgGAAAAGTTCTTAAGGCTCCGTTCAACCCTGATAGTTGTGGCCCATTGACTTTTACTCTGTTCTCTCGGAGTTTGCCATTCCCGGCTCCCCGTCACACTTACACAGCCACCCCAGGCCCTGCTCATGTGTTTTTGTAGGGAACTTCTCCAAACCCAAAAGCACACGTGCTGTCTCCTCCCTGAGAAGACAGTGTGGCCCCCATGCCTCCCTCCTAGGTGAGCCTGGTCTCTGAGGGTCGGGTTCTGGGTGGAAGTGTGGAAGTGCAGTGACACTGGTGTGGACCCGGGACGTGCCTGCGATCCAGGTCTGGGGCTGGCGCCCGGCGCCCGAGACATGGATCTCCACCTGGCTCGCCCTCCGCGGGGCGTCCAGTCAGCTGTGGAAAAGCAGCTGCTGCTGGGAAGCTGACCTGGCACCTAATATAAGTCctgctgtttctttcatttttatatatttttctacgTGCCTGGCAACATGTCGGCATTTGCTATAATATTAAGTCCCATGACCCTCACAGCGTCGGGGATAGGTGTCTCCTCTGTGTTACTGATGAGGAACCAAGGCCTGGGAGTTGAGGAAGCTTGCCCAGGGTCGCCTCCcagagtggcagagctgggacagaCCCCAGGCTGTCGGTCTCTGGCCCTGCACGCCACTGTCCTTCAGGAAGGGCTGTTCAGGTGTCCGCCCCAGCTGAGACGGACGGTGTCTGGTGGAACCATCCTCACGGTCTAGGACGACAGCTGGCAGGTCACATGCACATCTGAGCCGTGGGTCCAGAGGCCACTGGGGTAATACCACCTGCTGCAATGAAGGGCTCTTCATTTACatcagggggagggcaggaagtcGGCCCGCAGTGACCTATTCCGTCCTGAGGGTGGCTTGCCTGTAAACAGTGGGGCAGTTTGGCACCGTCGGACTTGTTAGTGGTCTGGGGAAGAGACTTGACATTCGGTCACATGCCTCTTCTCTCAGTGCAGGGCAAGTTACGCCTGTCTCCCTGATCTTCTAGGTTAATTCCACCATCCCGATCACGGCGGAAGTTTTCAAGAAGCATGGAGCATACAACCCCAATAAAATCTTCGGGGTGACAACCTTGGACATTGTCAGAGCCAACACTTTCATTGCAGAACTGAAGGTAAGAGCTGCAACAGGTATTTTTCAAGTTGTGTTTCTGGCTGTCCTTGGCTGACCGATGGGCATGGGACTCCAGGACACTTACACGTCACTTCTAACTCGGGAGTCGTCGGTGTTCTGGGGGCTTGCCCCTGGGGGGGGGAGAGTGCCTCTCACGTTTTCTTGGGCAATCCACACAGGCCCCTGC contains:
- the MDH2 gene encoding malate dehydrogenase, mitochondrial; its protein translation is MLSALARPAGAALRRSFSTSAQNNAKVAVLGASGGIGQPLSLLLKNSPLVSRLTLYDIAHTPGVAADLSHIETRAAVKGYLGPEQLPDCLKGCDVVVIPAGVPRKPGMTRDDLFNTNASIVATLAAACAQHCPEAMICIISNPVNSTIPITAEVFKKHGAYNPNKIFGVTTLDIVRANTFIAELKGLDPARVNVPVIGGHAGKTIIPLISQCTPKVDLPQDQLTAVTGRIQEAGTEVVKAKAGAGSATLSMAYAGARFVFSLVDAMNGKEGVVECSFVKSQETDCPYFSTPLLLGKKGIEKNLGIGKISPFEEKMIAEALPELKASIQKGEEFVKNMK